A window of the Brassica napus cultivar Da-Ae chromosome A2, Da-Ae, whole genome shotgun sequence genome harbors these coding sequences:
- the LOC106405154 gene encoding uncharacterized protein LOC106405154, whose product MSMGERSPRNKLKFMSSFGGKILPRPSDGLLKYVGGETRVIAVSPDITFAELMKKLIEITENDVVLKYQIIPEDLDALVSVKSDEDLKHMMDEYNRHEAPKLRTFLFPANPLVLENQLGPIEPQTIEQRYIEAVNGILRKSVSLRAPIRTRPSFTLSASASSSPRSESSPDGYNHELSETGSSYQLSRLYPMHKVQSSPNITQPHSYHHHSAYLQPPNNLTCRLRPPPSPPLVLQRGWDPPSNAHSSGGGTGNGKFGCNEERRFWGRTGSVPQSPLNHVLRL is encoded by the exons ATGTCCATGGGAGAGAGATCGCCGAGGAATAAATTGAAGTTCATGAGCAGCTTTGGCGGCAAAATCCTCCCTAGACCTTCCGACGGCCTTCTCAAATACGTCGGCGGAGAGACTCGTGTCATCGCCGTTTCTCCAGACATCACATTCGCAG AACTCATGAAGAAACTCATAGAAATCACAGAGAACGACGTCGTGCTCAAATACCAAATCATCCCTGAAGATCTCGACGCCTTAGTCTCCGTAAAGTCCGACGAAGATCTCAAACACATGATGGATGAATACAACCGTCACGAAGCTCCGAAGCTAAGAACGTTCTTGTTTCCAGCGAACCCATTGGTTCTCGAGAATCAGTTAGGTCCTATCGAGCCACAAACGATAGAGCAGCGCTACATCGAAGCAGTCAATGGAATTCTTCGCAAGAGTGTTTCTCTTCGAGCCCCAATCAGAACAAGACCTTCTTTCACCCTCTCTGCTagtgcttcttcttctccgagATCAGAATCATCACCTGATGGATATAATCACGAGCTGTCTGAAACTGGTAGCAGCTACCAGTTGAGCAGGCTTTACCCAATGCATAAAGTAcagagcagtccaaacatcactCAACCACATAGCTATCACCACCACAGTGCTTACCTTCAGCCACCTAACAACTTGACTTGTAGGCTGCGACCACCACCATCACCCCCTTTAGTTTTACAGAGAGGCTGGGATCCACCCAGTAACGCCCATAGCTCCGGTGGTGGTACTGGTAATGGAAAGTTCGGGTGTAATGAAGAACGTAGGTTCTGGGGCAGAACAGGTAGTGTTCCTCAAAGTCCTCTGAACCATGTCCTTCGTCTCTGA
- the LOC106405970 gene encoding chloride channel protein CLC-c has translation MDDRSDDHDIEVEGGIHAYERKISGILDDGSVGFQQPLLARNRKNTTSQIAIVGANTCPIESLDYEIFENDLFKQDWRSRKKIEILQYTILKWALAFLIGLATGLVGFLNNLAVENIAGFKLLLTGNLMLKEKYFQAFFAFAGCNLILATAAASLCAFIAPAAAGSGIPEVKAYLNGIDAYSILAPSTLFVKIFGSIFGVAAGFVVGKEGPMVHTGACIANLLGQGGSRKYKLTWKWLRFFKNDRDRRDLITCGAAAGVAAAFRAPVGGVLFALEEAASWWRSALLWRTFFTTAVVAVVLRTLIELCRSGKCGLFGKGGLIMFDVNSGPVLYSTPDLLAVVFLGVVGGVLGSLYNYLVDIVLRTYALINERGPGFKVMLVMAVSILSSCCAFGLPWISQCTPCPIGSEGKCPSVGRSGIYKSFQCPPNHYNDLSSLLLNTNDDAIRSLFTSRSENEFQISTLAMFFVFVYCLGIITYGIAIPSGLFIPVILAGASYGRLVGRLLGPVSQLDVGLFSLLGAASFLGGTMRMTVSLCVILLELTNNLLMLPLVMLVLLISKTVADCFNKGVYDQIVTMKGLPYMEDHAEPYMRNLMAKDVVAGPLLSFSRVEKVGVIWQALKMTSHNGFPVIDEPPFTEASELCGIALRSHLLVLLQGKRFSKQKTTFGSQILRSCKARDFAKAGLGKGLKIDDLVISDEEMEMYVDLHPITNTSPYTVLETLSLAKAAILFRQLGLRHLCVVPKTPGRPPIVGILTRHDFMPEHVLGLYPHIDPLK, from the exons ATGGATGATCGTAGCGACGACCATGATATAGAGGTGGAAGGAGGCATCCACGCGTACGAAAGGAAGATATCTGGGATTCTAGATGATGGATCTGTCGGATTCCAACAGCCTCTGCTCGCGAGGAACCGAAAGAACACGACTTCCCAGATCGCAATTGTCGGAGCCAACACTTGTCCCATCGAAAGCCTTGATTacga GATCTTTGAGAATGATCTATTCAAGCAGGACTGGAGGTCTAGGAAGAAGATTGAGATACTTCAGTATACCATCCTCAAATGGGCGCTTGCGTTCCTTATCGGTTTAGCCACTGGCCTTGTCGGCTTTTTGAATAACCTTGCTGTTGAGAACATAGCTGGATTCAAACTCTTGCTCACCGGCAACCTCATGCTCAAGGAAAA ATACTTTCAGGCCTTCTTTGCATTCGCTGGTTGTAACTTGATCTTGGCGACTGCTGCTGCTTCTCTCTGTGCTTTCATTGCTCCGGCAGCAGCAGGATCTGGCATACCTGAGGTTAAAGCTTATCTCAATGGTATAGATGCTTATTCAATACTAGCTCCGAGCACCCTCTTCGTTAAG ATATTTGGGTCAATATTTGGAGTTGCTGCTGGATTCGTAGTTGGAAAAGAAGGGCCTATGGTGCATACTGGTGCTTGCATTGCTAATTTACTTGGACAAGGTGGTTCCAGAAAGTATAAACTGACATGGAAGTGGCTCAGGTTCTTCAAAAACGACAGAGACAGAAGAGACCTGATCACTTGCGGCGCTGCTGCTGGTGTGGCGGCTGCCTTCCGTGCTCCAGTCGGTGGAGTTCTTTTCGCCCTTGAAGAAGCTGCTTCTTG GTGGAGGAGTGCCCTTCTTTGGAGGACCTTCTTCACTACCGCAGTTGTAGCAGTAGTGTTACGAACTTTGATTGAGCTCTGCCGATCTGGCAAATGTGGACTGTTCGGTAAAGGAGGTCTTATCATGTTTGACGTCAACTCTGGACCAGTTCTTTACAGCACACCAGATTTGCTAGCGGTAGTCTTCCTTGGAGTTGTTGGTGGTGTTCTTGGAAGCCTTTACAACTACCTTGTGGACATTGTCCTCCGCACATATGCCTTAATCAACGA GAGAGGTCCGGGATTTAAAGTGATGCTTGTGATGGCGGTTTCAATTCTGAGCTCGTGCTGTGCATTTGGTCTTCCATGGATCTCACAGTGTACCCCTTGTCCTATTGGATCAGAGGGAAAGTGCCCAAGCGTGGGTCGATCCGGGATCTACAAGAGTTTCCAGTGTCCTCCAAACCATTACAATGACCTTTCCTCACTCCTTCTCAACACCAATGACGATGCAATCCGCAGCCTTTTCACGTCAAGGTCTGAGAATGAGTTCCAAATCTCCACCCTCGCCATGTTCTTTGTGTTTGTCTACTGCCTTGGCATCATAACATATGGCATAGCTATACCCTCTGGGCTTTTCATTCCCGTCATTCTCGCTGGAGCTTCGTATGGACGGCTTGTTGGTAGACTTCTGGGACCAGTATCTCAGCTTGACGTGGGTCTGTTCTCTCTGCTTGGAGCTGCTTCCTTCCTTGGAGGCACAATGAGAATGACGGTCTCTCTATGCGTCATTCTTCTCGAACTTACAAACAATCTCCTAATGCTTCCGCTGGTGATGCTTGTACTCTTAATCTCCAAAACCGTTGCCGATTGTTTCAACAAAGGGGTGTATGACCAGATTGTGACAATGAAAGGACTGCCTTACATGGAAGACCATGCAGAGCCCTACATGCGCAATTTGATGGCGAAGGACGTTGTCGCTGGACCTTTGCTGTCTTTTTCACGAGTTGAGAAGGTTGGGGTGATATGGCAGGCTTTAAAGATGACGAGTCATAACGGCTTCCCTGTGATTGATGAGCCACCTTTCACCGAAGCCTCTGAGCTGTGTGGGATTGCGTTGAGGTCTCATCTCCTTGTGCTTCTCCAAGGAAAGAGATTCTCCAAGCAGAAAACGACGTTTGGTTCTCAGATTCTTAGAAGCTGCAAGGCCCGTGACTTTGCGAAAGCAGGGTTGGGGAAAGGGCTCAAGATTGATGATTTGGTTATTAGTGATGAGGAGATGGAGATGTATGTTGATCTCCATCCCATCACTAACACGTCTCCTTACACTGTGCTTGAGACTTTGTCTCTAGCTAAAGCCGCTATTCTTTTCCGGCAACTTGGCCTTCGCCACTTGTGTGTGGTGCCCAAAACACCAGGG AGACCGCCTATTGTTGGGATACTTACAAGGCATGATTTCATGCCGGAACATGTCTTGGGGCTCTACCCTCACATTGATCCTCTCAAGTGA